The DNA region GGCCCAATAGGGAGGAGTCACTCCTGGTTCCTGCACACATGACACCGAACACACTGCACGGGTGGTCAGTAGGCCAAACACCGTGACACAGGACAGGAGGGGATCTTTCCAGACCCCGCTAATGGGTACCACAGCCCATGCCCCGAGAGTCCTCATAGGAAGGATCCACTCCCGGTCCATctatacataaacacaaaacgCACTGCGCGGGTGGTCAGTAGGCCGAACCCCGCAACACAGAGGCCAGGAGCCTCCCAGACCCCGCTAATGGGTACCACAGCCCATGCCCCGAAGGTCCCAATAGGTAGGAGCCACTCCTGGTCAATCTGCAAACAGACAACAACACGTGAGTAGCAGCCAATCAatgctgcagacacacacacacacacacacacaaccgaagCTGGCCATGCACCAACCAAGCCTACCTGACTCCTTCTTGGTCCAACAAACAGCTGCTGTTTTGTCtgagaaaaataaagataaacCAATAGTAATACGACAAAGCAAAGACAAAGttacaaaagacagaaaaaacacTGGAACACACGTCTCTGGCTTTGCTATGtgatcctgccgactacgccaaATGTGGCAAAGTGAATGGTTTGCTAAATTGAcacatgtcgactacgccatctgaggcccttcccctcagaatatgaATGGTTAATGGATTTAAACTAgctaccaggcaacacaggttcggggtcacggaaaaccagagaggcgtgtgtccaaaaataaactctttatTACAATTAAGAACATAGGGAgtgagttctctccagtgtgggttcgctcaagtcagtatattattctccagtgtggattcgctaaacagcagtagtactctccagagtgagttcgctaaagtcagtatggTGGCTATTCAAggaatgagacactcgtgaataAATAGCACGTCAATGCACAGCACTCAGttgtcacagcaaacagtgtTCACAATCACTTCAAGCAGGCTTATGGTGACAAATTATGACACGCAGTGCAACAAGCTAAGGATAGCCTCCACAACCGAACTGAATTCGTAGTCACTCGTTAAGCAAACAGCacacacctgtcgtcacttcagttaatcaACTTCGTGGCGGCTAAACACAGCCGACTCAAACGGAATaaaatcaacacaaacacaaacaccaaacaaaacaaaacagcagcgttcgtTCGGAACTGGACCCAAGAAGCCTTGATGTTGCCGCTCCCTGTTACGCCCGAGATCTGCTACACAAAGAACATACAATTAAATCCAGGAAAgctacagattaatttaaaacagtTAACGTGACCTACCACTCAGATGTGGTCAGTTATGAAGACCCATGCCATGTTCAGCGACTAGCTGCCGTCctaaaaaccaaaccaaaccaaaaaagTGTGAGTTAGCCAACTGAATGATAaataaacgtagcctactacaaaccCAATGCCAATCGCCTACCAGGAAGTCGGCGGAAACAGAACCGGCCAGAGGAGAAGCCAAGACAGGGAACGGTGAGGCTGGAGTCAGGTTACCAATGTACCTACGACATCAGCCGTCAAAATAAAAGCTAAACCTTTATAGTCGTTCCCCCGTACTGATTGGCTCACTCTGCCGAGCTAACTAGGGGCGTGGACCTAGTCCTGTTacactaacaaacagacaaacatacccCGATGAAAatacaacctccttggcggaggtaatattTATTTGCGCACCTCAATGTCGTAGGACAAATTATGTGGGCTCGCGCTTCAGTCAATTTTTTATGTGTCTTTTAATGATATTTCCCCTTTTAAAGACATGTCGACCATACATGTATTATactaaacatacacagacagtagCATATgtgtaaagtaggctattgtatgATTTCATGCACGTAACTGAAAAGGGTCTTGCACCCGTCAAGTTCGCACAGAGCCTCGCACCCCCCTTGCgacggccctgtgtgtgtgtgtgtgtgtggcaggcttTCTCCTTAAATTATAATACCTCATCTCCAATGACCATAATCACTGGGccccacagggctgtgtgttgtCTCCCATGTATGTGGATGACACTGCCCTTGTGGGGTACCTAAAACCTGAGAACACATTGTTGGCTTTGAGGAAGAAGTAGgaagctttaaagggatattccgccatttttggaaatacgctcattttccacctcccctcgagcaaaacaatcgatatttaccttgttcccgttcatccagccattctgtgagtctggcgatacaacttttagcttcagcctagcatagatcattgaatcggattagaccattagcttctcgcctgctagcttcatgtttaaaagtgactaagatttctggtaattttcccatttaaaacgtgtctcctctcaagttagaaagtgcagtaagaccaactgaaaatgaaacctaggCTGATTTggcatggaactacactctcatctggcgtaatcaaggcaacttgcaaactactggcactactactgtttgttgtctatggggactattttcagatgctgtgtacgatatcactgcgcctatggtacgtttgcaagctGCAATAGTGAACATTTTTCCCAAGGAAATTGAATAATTTTGACCACATTTATATGTATGTGAATTCTGTTCACACCGAGGTTAAGGGATTTTCGTGTAAATGAACATGTATGCATTTTTCCTGTGTGTAAATGGGACCTTAATGTTGATCGTTATGTCCTGCAGCTGTTTCATAAAGCCGTCCTCCAGAACATCTTGTTCTTTGGTGGTCATACATTGGCCGCTCAGTTGTGTAAAGATGTGACATAGAGCAAAGCTGAGTGCATCCTCAGCAACCCTTCACATCCACTTTTCAGAAACAGTAATTTTCAGTGATAAAACTGTTAGTGTAAGTTACATGAACATATATGCGTTTTTCTTATGTGCAGAAAGGTCATCAATAATAATTTGTCCTGTCGCCACAATCAggctcttaaagagaccctatgcaactttttcatagttataaaatcgctcagaaatcgttgttttgcttaactgaccagtttcatcgaaaacggtaatatttcctcccgcccccagtgggttccgtatcattggtccgacatcccattagtccgacatctcattagtccgaaaatgaaccattgaccagagatcccgttagtccgacatcccattggtccgaaaaaaagaggcccattggtccgacatctcattagtccgaccatacaatgaataaacaaatccaCATATGTGATGTTGTATGATATTACACTTTCTAGCAGACTAGTGTAGACCATCCCCAGGACTTCTTTATTGATGTCTGTGGGATAGATTATGTTTCTCATTGTATTAACCATTTACTATAGCTTACATATATAGTGAAACCCAGGTTACCATCCTTTACCTTGGAATGTTAAGATGGCCCCTGGGTCAGGTAAAAGCCCTGACACAAACATGGCTTCGGTTGAGGGgttcttgtaaacattcttatctctgTTAATTGCCAGTTGGTTAATGAACCACTGGTAAGAGCATCTGGTGATGTTCCATATACGTGTGTGTTAGGGTATAAAAACTGGCTTCACCCACAGTTGTGTgggcttgttactttgactttcatgtgagtaacatgctcccggtatcgtgaataaagctgcGGTCTCACACCAGTTGACACACGTCAAAGCTGTTAAGTTTCCTTAAGAGAAACAATCTTTGGGATGCCTTCTTTAAAATATGATCTGTGTGTTCAATAAAATGTAGGTTATGGTCTAGTATAATACCAGCtagggcagtggttctcaaactttttctttcattccccactttgattaagggggctttctcgagccccacctgtccatcatcgctctatagaatgtataggtcaagctcaaaattgtcatatttataacgtcacttgctaaatatacatcagtaggcctaacaaataacagttaggctactaaagataaatatcagttcaaaaatagagaaaataaaaatctaaatcaatgaccaataacgtcagttttttgtcattgacaaggtgtcaatccttgcttcaaaaaaagctgatttccaataatacagcaaaagggccaaccatatgctaccattgtgttataaatgaagttcaacactctcacaacctcgttcaaaatcttattcaggtcaagccttgacgcgagcgcttccctgaattaaacagtctgtctgttgcgcatcgggcactaccctctttatcacaacgatagcatttcttttacctgctatcgtctgtgcgccaaccgagcaaagtccctcacagttttcccatttgatgtcctcttctgccaggtagactaattgttgagatcaatgttgaatagttcatctgcagtggccctacttttggtatactcgcagaatagaatatccTCGCCCGCTGTCACATGACGTCTCCTCATGACCCTAACCCTAGATTTAACATTTAGATTTAGATTTAATATTTAGATTTAGAATTTTAGGTATATCATTTTTATATaatatttaacatgtttttgacAACTACATATAACGTGTTGTTTTACATGAATCATTCTGTCTCAAATTTGAGGAAAATGAGCTAAATGTGAGAAAAGTGagctaaatgttgaaaatatATCAGCTAAAAAATTGTAACCGAATTTTTACAATCGGCACTCcatagtacagtacatgtatgtgtatgcatgagtgttcTTGAATGGTTTGATATGGTATTAAATCATGTGTTTTGGTTTTCACACACAGTTATCAGCACAAATCCCACCTGCAGAAGAAGTTTAAGTGTCTGATAGAGGGAATCCCACAGCAGGGAGACCCCAGACCCCTCCATGAGATCTACACAGACCTCTACATCAtagagggggggaaaggagaggtccatgatgaacatgaggtcagacagatagagagagcatcCTGGAGAGAAGCAGCACAAGACAGACCCATCAAATGCAGTGAAATCTTTACACGCTTACCGGAAGAAGAAAAACTCCGAAAAAAACACTTCACTGAAGAGGAAAGACATAGAAAAGAAGAGGCAAAAACGAAGGGCACAGTCTATCAGCCCAGGCAATACAAACCCCTCAGAACAGTGCTGACAAAGGGAgtggctggcattggaaaaacagtctcagtgcagaagttcattctGGATTGGACTGAAGGAACAGCCAATCAGGATGTCCACTTCATATTACCTCTTCCTTTTCGGGAGCTGAACCTGATGAAAGAGAAGAAACTCAGTCTGGTGGATTTTATTCTGCACTTTTCCCCAGAAATCAAAGATCCCAGAGTCTTCTCAAGTTCAGAGTACAGAgtcatgttcatctttgatggtctggatgagtgtcGTCTTCCTCTGGATTTCCGCTCCAACCCAACCTGTTGTCATGAGACAGAGCCAGCCTCAGTGGACGTGCTGCTGACAAACCTCATCAAAGGGAATCTGCttccttctgctctcctctggatcaccacccggccagcagcagccaatcagattcctgctgagtgtgtgcactgggtgacagaaataaggggattcaatgacccacagaaagaGGAGTTCTTCAGGAAGAGAATCAATGATGAGAACTTGGTCAGCAAAACCATCACACATCTGAAGTCATCCaggagcctctacatcatgtgccatATTCCAGTCTTCTGCTGGATTTCAGCCACTGTTGTAGAGAAAACTTCAAAAGAATCAGACAAAGTAAAAATGCCAAGGACTCtgactcaaatgtacacacacttcctggtgATGCAGACAAGCATTAAACATGTcaagtacacagagagaaaagagacagatgaagatgtgattttcaaactggggaaactggctttccaacagctggagaaagacaatctgatcttctatgaggaagacctgagagagtgtggcattgatgtcacagaagcatccgtgtactcaggagtgtgtactcagatcttcagagaggagtctgggctgtaccaggggaaggtgttcagttttgtgcatctgagcatccaggagtttcttggagctctgtatgtgttcctctgcttcagcaacagacagagaaacatgcCTGACCAACAGCAAAGCTCTTGGCTCTCTGCTCTATTCAGAGCTGCAACACTTCATGACCTACACAAGACCGCAATGGACCTGGCCTTAGAGCGTAAGAATGGACACctggaccttttcctccgcttccttCTGGGCCTCTCACTGGAGTCCAATCAGAATCACTTAAAGCACCTACTGCCAAAgtgcagcagccaatcaaatagCTCAGAGCAAACGGTCCAGTATGTCAAACAGAAGATCAGAGATCAGGCAGGGTCAGACAGAATCAACCTGTTCTActgtctgaatgagctgaaCCACCATGCTGTAGTGGAACACAAAATGAACTCAGTAGAGCTGCATGTAGAGACACTCTTACCAGGAGAGTGGAAAACTAAGATATGGAAGACATTTAAGATGTCAGAGGAGCAGCTGGCTGAGTTTGACCTGCAGAAGTACATAAAGACACCAGAGGAAGACCAGACTGAACTCCTCAGTCCAGGTGAAGTAATTCAGAAAGTGCTGCCAGCAGTTACATCAGCTCTGTAAGTAACACTTTCCGAGTGTCTATGTttgttcagtatgtgtgtgtgtgcacatgcgtgatGGAAAGTGAGGGCATGGAGTGTAAGCTGCTGCCAGAGAGAATGTTGCATGTCACCCCTCCTGCCTCTTTACTGTCCGCCGTCACACCAGGTCCTCCGATACATAATCCAACAGGCCGGTTCTAGAGTAGCTCTTGTCCACAGGGATGGTGACCATTCCCTCCCATATGGGCCCACAGCACCTGATCACTTCCCCTCAGGAGAAACCACCACTCCTCCTATATGGGGAAAGtgatcatatcattctcccgtttatgcatctcattgggggccaagcagcgaagctgcgaggaacccatagtgattgtacgttttcttattattgggggccaagcagcgaagctgcgaggcaacccatagtgattgtacctTTTCctattattcttcttctctagtggaagtctatggcagcccatagatccatacagtaaaaagttctgaaatttggcacacttattcTACTCACAAATCTAAGAactttcaccaatttacagactccagatctcaaacctctagcgccaccaacaggtcaaaattcatcaatttctcaacaacattaatgcaaataactctcaaatgcttagacctatcaagctgagacttgctcagtgtattaacgcaagaggtatagccccacccaccaattaacaagacttttccacaaacgctgtagcgccaccaatagaccaaggtcaaaactttcaaaaagtttcacaggtcacacatttcatccaattctcaccaaaatttgcacacaccatcttcagaccatgccttcttattgcattgctttttggaagaattgaccaaattatttgcccttaacagccaatcaaaatcggcggcaaagccgccacacagacattaaacctatATCcctatggaagccatagaaccatacagtaaaagttttgaaatttaacacacatattcctctatggccaatgaccactttccccaatttacagacgccagaccccaaaactccagcgccaccaacaggtcaaattttatacatttttcaacaacaatAATGCAAGTAGCTCTACAATGctttgacctatcaagctgaaacttgctcaggcTTTAGCGTCACCAacaggacaaggtcaaaaactttcaaaaagtttcacaggtcacatatTTCATTCGatactcaccaaaatttgcacacaccatcttcagaccatgacttattattgcattgctttgtggaacaattaatggaagtgctcgcctgtaatagccaatccaaattggcggcgaagccgccacacaggaagagaacctatatctcaggaaggctttcacgtatcaagaccaaacttagtacatgggcTCAGGACCCAATGAAGAGAAGTCTCAATAAGTCTGGCAAATTTTGACCACTATGTGGCGCTGTATTCAAAGAAAGTAGGCTcatatttcaacattaatgtaacacaaacaaacacatcctcctctatggtggtcgtgggggggggggggggggggggtggttccATTTGCAcccgcccactctcccatgtcatgtcttttgactaCTAAGGGGGCGCTATAAccacaggaagtaggctcatatctcagcaacggtttcaagtatcaaaaccaaacttggtatatagACTCAAGACACCATCCTGAGAACGCACAacacatgtcatgtcttttgatcactaagggggcgctataatcacaggaagtcagctcatttttcagtaatgctttcatctctctctctctcaaacccagacacaagcacacacaccctcctctatggtggtcgtgggggggggggcgttccatttgcacacgcccactctcccatgtcatgtcttttgaccactaggggggcgctataatcacaggaagtcagctaaTTTTtccagtaacgctttcatctctctctctctctctcaagcccagacaaaagcacacaaatactcctctatggtggtcacagggggaggggcggaggggagtttgtctttccaaatttccaaagcttggcccccacattgctgctcgcagctttaattaacttttgtttttgcatgtaccacccattgttgatgacgcattCTTGGTTCGGTTCAGAACTGGTGAAAATgggggctggttcactagatagcaccacggttcaaagactttCGAACGGTACCAGTTCAACAGCGGGTTCAATGTCGGTGGAAAACCGCCTAAACTGAGATCAAActcatgacagacagacaaacagacagaagctCTTGTTAAGCAGTGCTGCACCATCTTGTACAAAAGGGATAGGGTTAACAGTTAAAGGGTGTAGAGTGGTATAAATAGATGTCATTCCTTTTAAAAAGTGGGAGAAACATATTTATCCCCTGGTATACTTGCCATGTGGTTTCATCTTAATTACTATGTTGGGTAGTGGCCTATGTCAGGGATTAGCCATCTTGTAGAGCAGGGAGAGGCAACTCAGTGCAGCCCGTAGATGATCATTTGTACTTTTATGAAAATGCGGATTGTcgtcattgtaattatactCTTCACTGATAGTGCTTCCTATGCAAACAATCTCGGGGCCTTGGACCTTACCCAGGGGCGGAGCGAGGGGGTAGCTTTGGGGACTGAAGCCTGAGTAaaacacgagtagtcacacgaccaagtatggtgagacaaaataaaacgtggtgcatttctaagcaggtaagggggataactatattgtgtggcgcagtaatatcctcactcttgcactttcagtttcactttggagtgatgatattactgcgccgagtctaagtgctcccaatgttattccgccacacaatatagttatccctcttacctgcttagaaatgcaccacgttttattttgtctcaccatacttggtatactgtactgtattttaacactagaagcgccgtgccgttctgacccacttgtacctagaagcgccgcgtcccggtcatttgaccactttgacgacctactagaagcgccgtgctggtgtgaactacttaaagcgcggctgaggcggtcaaaagaccgctgagtccttagactgggaggctgttacttacacatagctagatggcgcttcgtgcacgaatcaaatcgtttggtcataaattccgTTTGCACTAAgtcatgtgtcattcgtgtcagaccatgttgttgatagtctgtggttgtttcattatgacatacagcacgtttgagttatctgtttatttatttgtgttgatttgtgttgtttgaggtaaaaactctggaggagttcttgaacaaaccttaagcaaacttgactttcaacttttttatagtatttcattttttatatttcgtttttacattttgtatgctacttagaaatgttatgtaggctattttaaaacggaggcatgcattctgtgattaggagcctgacccgacgggaggggaaggatgaaaaatgtcgacccaacaccggttttgttggatctcgagatccgtaacaccggcccgcagttcgggtttgggcaggtaatctaagctctaaaatgaatgggtggctagttctaattcactccccaaattgacttctattcatttaataggtagcctatatgttcgcgccgccgaaaattatcggacctggaacaaagagcctaacctagtctcGTTTCagttacacagtagccaggatttcatgccgcattttacaggctaccgctgctactttctaaaacaattttcattcatttagggagaagcatcttgtagggtctagctacctcggagggagggagatacagtagagagagcagctatgctgagcaggcataggcgcgagaagtagcctaattaaaaatgatgagtgaaagatgttctccgttttggctatgtttgcgatgtttgcgaggcctattgtttctacaatttaagctaacttctatgtgaattcgtgattcaggattgagacacacattttaataactTGGTGGGGCAAAGCTGTAGCCCACTGATTAGAGCTTCAGCCCCCAAACCCAAGGGTTGCTGGCTCGATCCCTGACCTGTTCATGGCTGAAGTtgaagtatattctattctattcttttctattcacacaactacacgcatgctggcgaattcgaacattctgaaacgcgcatatgcgatgaaacatgatagcgcattcttccacgagttgcctaaacagccagcctacagcctatgcagggggcagagagagggggttggggtggggaggcagttgtcctcaatgccgcagtgatgtctgtagcttaagtgaactggttagacgagtgtatgggggagggggaatgatcggtttcaaataggctatgtttgcattggatagtgtgttatgtatagaccccgaagccatttgctttgagaataacggctggctgatgaagttattggctggctagctggctcagccaaaacctaaatgctgctgcagccgccaaagttttcatggctgataatggctttagttgccacttcatgtctacagatgtctattgaactagatctcaacacacaatgttattgtattgtttgggacaaagttctgcacgtttcacttcaatgtagactgcatgcgttgtgaacagtgcagcaatctctggaaacggtggaagtcgcagtaatatcgcgttcaatgctgtaaatccgtctgtttcagaatatttggttcatatcatcaatctttggttttggtgtttgtgcaaccgggccctgaagatttaacaaaagtctgagtagccctacgtaggaattaggaaagtatgtaaagCAAGATCAAAATTAGGCTaccttgtttgcttctttcccccatgtcatcTCAGCGCGAGAAAAAAACATCGCGGAGAACTTGCACTtttaattggtcgtcaactcactgtgagtcctgtgtatcgtagcaacgagcacaatactgatgtggtgtatccagtggtAAAATCTCATCGTTTATTTTTTGCGCGTGTCTctatatgatataattatttttagatgcaaaaagtctaactggcttagccaaagtttgtcagatggcggctcaatttggcttagaaaattattgcctggcaaaattatttttcattaattgTTAACAGTATTgggattcatccgtttatttcagatagtttgttattaattgttcatcgacgttgaaaaacagtcagtcagtcagtgaattcagtcaatataagCTACAACATTTCGCTCGTGCCGAGATGTGAACCCGGGTCGACTGTGTATTAGACGAGGGAGTTAACGTTGCGCCACTTAAAGTTTCATACTTCATATAACTGGAAATGGGTGTTTGAcgcgacgtaactcagtcagtccagcaaatatgtaataaaatgcgtatacattagtctgagctttaaaagatagcctacaaatagaagataagatatacaactatgaatgtacgtaggcatacgcgcccttcgtacataaataggctacgacgaatttcagctgaaaatattttttacacacgtaggcctgcctaatagaacaacgtcacaacgttttcaaaacaaacttgcattttaccactgtaaatcgcctccatagactatgccatgtaaatgaaaaataggtattaaaataaatcacatataatacatattgcacatatataaattctcatgcccgactgacaggaaacccttgcgacatctgctgtgagaaaagagaatagcagcctggacaaacatggccgaacgagAGACAACATAGTCAGaggcgtagccagaggggtggctccgggtggcacaggccacccttgagattcaattggccaccccaggtgccaccccaaaatcctagtctacgaTTCACCATTACTGTAACAGTCAAAGGCGAGAaatttcttgatgcacttgc from Sardina pilchardus chromosome 1, fSarPil1.1, whole genome shotgun sequence includes:
- the LOC134093969 gene encoding NACHT, LRR and PYD domains-containing protein 3-like, which translates into the protein MDHSAEKKLQKKLKKRPQTHRPESPVPSCVSMKSDGSMFEPPRFSSGSVQSKPQSKAQRAPSPVPSCVSMRSDGSMFEPPRFSSGSVQSKPQSKAQRAPSPVPSCVSMRSDGSMFEPPRFSSGSVQSKPQVISAPEEGGAASNTILSEEQHTSHGATSYQHKSHLQKKFKCLIEGIPQQGDPRPLHEIYTDLYIIEGGKGEVHDEHEVRQIERASWREAAQDRPIKCSEIFTRLPEEEKLRKKHFTEEERHRKEEAKTKGTVYQPRQYKPLRTVLTKGVAGIGKTVSVQKFILDWTEGTANQDVHFILPLPFRELNLMKEKKLSLVDFILHFSPEIKDPRVFSSSEYRVMFIFDGLDECRLPLDFRSNPTCCHETEPASVDVLLTNLIKGNLLPSALLWITTRPAAANQIPAECVHWVTEIRGFNDPQKEEFFRKRINDENLVSKTITHLKSSRSLYIMCHIPVFCWISATVVEKTSKESDKVKMPRTLTQMYTHFLVMQTSIKHVKYTERKETDEDVIFKLGKLAFQQLEKDNLIFYEEDLRECGIDVTEASVYSGVCTQIFREESGLYQGKVFSFVHLSIQEFLGALYVFLCFSNRQRNMPDQQQSSWLSALFRAATLHDLHKTAMDLALERKNGHLDLFLRFLLGLSLESNQNHLKHLLPKCSSQSNSSEQTVQYVKQKIRDQAGSDRINLFYCLNELNHHAVVEHKMNSVELHVETLLPGEWKTKIWKTFKMSEEQLAEFDLQKYIKTPEEDQTELLSPGEVIQKVLPAVTSALLHSCGLTDKSCSYLASALKTSHSSNLRVLDLGKNKLLDSGVELLCSALCHQNCKLEELHLHGCNLTDKSCSYLASALKTSSDLRELRLSSNKLLDSGVELLCSALCHNCKLEDLRLDSCGLTNKSCSYLASALKSPSSNLTQLHLINNHISPSAVEPLCALVKDPHRKLKTLETDHGTVKFE